Proteins from a single region of Streptomyces sp. HUAS 15-9:
- a CDS encoding collagenase — translation MRYRSALPGRKAGVLAVFVTLAGLLSTPALAAPPAPADGTAVTAPHRPTAPPPPTGSTVRTADRPAVRERRLSPAQLPPLRPAPDRPRTTEKAASCTPADFGGRTGAALVALVKTSTTDCVNTLFAVTGSAAHDVFRQPQMVTVANAFTRAARTYRGDNTDRVWQLVLFLRAGYYVQFNHPTDVGPYGPRLTSATTSGLDAFFARRHSRDVTAANGDVLGEVVILTDSADQQARYLSVYQRMLQDYDSSYDDIAAMVAAVNDVYTPLWRGNWNPEYVDAVAADPSVVETLDTFAHDHLDLLGTDRAYLDSNAGMNLARYVEHPALQAMVRPLAKDLLDTSAITGPTAGLWVAVATQADAYDRANCSYYGVCDLPGLLTRAALPITHTCDSAHTIRAQSLTAADLDAACASVLGQDAYFHGLVKDDGPIPGQYVSTIHLVVFAGRADYQTYAGAIYGVSTDNGGITLEGDPSDPANQPLSIMYQKDYDNGFPARIWNLNHEYTHFLDARDDMMGDFDRQTSVPDVWWIEGLAEYASYGYRGITDDQAVTEAGKHTYRLSTLFQNTYANSDVTRTYPWGYLAARYMFEKHPADIQSMLARFRVGDYQGGYDVYATGIGTRYDGDFDQWLTACASGACATP, via the coding sequence ATGCGCTATCGCTCCGCGCTGCCCGGACGCAAGGCCGGCGTTCTCGCCGTCTTCGTCACCCTGGCCGGCCTGTTGTCGACGCCGGCTCTCGCGGCGCCCCCCGCCCCGGCCGACGGCACCGCAGTCACCGCCCCGCACAGGCCGACGGCGCCCCCGCCGCCGACCGGCTCGACCGTCCGCACCGCCGACCGTCCCGCCGTACGGGAACGGCGGCTCAGCCCCGCCCAGTTGCCACCTCTGCGGCCGGCGCCCGACCGTCCGCGAACCACCGAGAAGGCGGCTTCGTGCACACCCGCCGACTTCGGCGGCAGAACCGGTGCCGCACTTGTCGCGCTGGTCAAGACCTCGACCACGGACTGCGTCAACACCCTGTTCGCGGTGACCGGTTCGGCCGCGCACGATGTCTTCCGCCAGCCCCAGATGGTCACCGTCGCGAACGCCTTCACCCGCGCCGCACGCACCTACCGTGGTGACAACACGGACCGCGTGTGGCAACTCGTCCTGTTCCTGCGCGCCGGCTACTACGTGCAGTTCAACCACCCGACCGACGTCGGCCCCTACGGCCCGCGCCTGACCTCGGCCACCACGAGCGGGCTGGACGCCTTCTTCGCCCGCCGGCACTCGCGGGACGTCACCGCGGCCAACGGCGATGTGCTGGGCGAGGTCGTCATCCTCACCGACAGCGCCGACCAGCAGGCCCGCTATCTGAGCGTCTACCAGCGGATGCTCCAGGACTACGACAGCTCCTACGACGACATCGCCGCCATGGTCGCGGCCGTCAACGACGTCTACACCCCTCTCTGGCGCGGCAATTGGAACCCGGAGTACGTCGACGCGGTCGCCGCGGACCCGAGCGTCGTCGAGACCCTCGACACCTTCGCGCACGACCACCTCGACCTGCTCGGCACCGACCGCGCCTACCTGGACTCCAACGCCGGGATGAACCTCGCCCGCTATGTCGAGCACCCGGCGCTGCAGGCGATGGTCCGGCCCCTGGCCAAGGACCTGCTGGACACCTCGGCGATCACCGGCCCGACGGCCGGGCTGTGGGTCGCGGTGGCGACGCAGGCGGACGCCTACGACCGCGCCAACTGCTCGTACTACGGCGTGTGCGACCTGCCCGGCCTGCTGACCAGGGCCGCCCTGCCGATCACCCACACCTGCGACTCCGCGCACACCATCCGCGCGCAGTCGCTCACCGCGGCCGACCTCGACGCCGCCTGCGCCAGCGTGCTGGGCCAGGACGCCTACTTCCACGGCCTGGTCAAGGACGACGGACCCATACCCGGCCAGTATGTGTCGACCATCCACCTCGTCGTCTTCGCCGGCCGGGCCGACTACCAGACCTATGCCGGGGCGATCTACGGCGTCAGCACGGACAACGGCGGCATCACCCTGGAAGGAGACCCGTCCGACCCGGCCAACCAGCCGCTTTCGATCATGTACCAGAAGGACTACGACAACGGCTTCCCGGCCCGGATATGGAACCTCAACCACGAGTACACGCACTTCCTCGACGCCCGTGACGACATGATGGGCGACTTCGACCGGCAGACGTCGGTCCCGGACGTCTGGTGGATCGAGGGCCTGGCCGAGTACGCCTCCTACGGCTACCGCGGAATCACCGACGACCAGGCGGTCACCGAGGCGGGCAAGCACACCTACCGGCTGAGCACGCTGTTCCAGAACACCTACGCCAACAGCGATGTGACCCGCACCTATCCATGGGGCTATCTGGCGGCCCGCTATATGTTCGAGAAGCACCCGGCGGACATCCAGAGCATGCTCGCCCGCTTCCGGGTGGGTGACTACCAGGGCGGATACGACGTCTACGCCACCGGCATCGGCACCCGCTACGACGGCGACTTCGACCAGTGGCTCACGGCGTGCGCGAGCGGCGCCTGCGCCACTCCGTAG
- a CDS encoding molybdopterin-dependent oxidoreductase: MRDQRLPTSPGFWRSAVRGPWFTSVLGVVLLAGITVLFVTGLVSYASYNPDLSPVNDTTPDKGILGFYLFSWPTSPHWLYRFTQGVHVTLGLTLIPVLLAKLWSVVPKLFTLPPARSVAHALERISLLLLVGGALFEFTTGVLNIQLDYVFPGSFYPLHFYGAWVFFAAFVAHALLKLPTAVRTLRGRREESELVSPRPGPPTVSRRGALWFVGGGSLLLFATSAGRNFDQPLRATALLAPHGWADPGSGPGGFQINKTAAYAHITTAETSEDTWRLVVTGRTGTVRLGRAELARLPLHSSALPIACVEGWSTGDQWWRGVRLRDLAALVGHDGRPPDVFVESLQRHGAFRKAALRANQVADPRSLLALYANGEDLTLDHGYPARIIVPAAPGVLNTKWVARMTFGNLG; encoded by the coding sequence ATGCGCGACCAACGGCTCCCCACCTCGCCCGGCTTCTGGCGCAGCGCCGTGCGCGGCCCCTGGTTCACCTCCGTGCTCGGCGTCGTCCTGCTCGCGGGCATCACCGTGCTGTTCGTGACCGGGCTCGTCTCGTACGCCTCGTACAACCCGGACCTGTCGCCCGTGAACGACACGACCCCCGACAAGGGCATCCTCGGCTTCTACCTCTTCTCCTGGCCGACGAGCCCGCACTGGCTCTACCGGTTCACCCAGGGTGTGCACGTCACCCTCGGGCTCACCCTGATCCCGGTCCTGCTGGCCAAGCTCTGGTCGGTCGTGCCGAAGCTGTTCACGCTGCCGCCGGCCCGCTCCGTGGCCCACGCGCTGGAGCGGATCTCCTTGCTACTGCTGGTCGGAGGCGCGCTGTTCGAGTTCACGACGGGCGTCCTCAACATCCAGCTCGACTACGTCTTTCCCGGCTCCTTCTACCCCCTGCACTTCTACGGCGCCTGGGTCTTCTTCGCGGCCTTCGTCGCGCACGCCCTGCTCAAACTGCCCACGGCCGTACGGACCCTGCGCGGGCGGCGGGAGGAGAGCGAGCTGGTATCGCCACGGCCCGGTCCCCCCACCGTCTCCCGGCGTGGCGCGCTGTGGTTCGTCGGCGGCGGCTCCCTGCTCCTGTTCGCGACCAGCGCCGGCCGCAACTTCGACCAGCCGCTGCGCGCGACCGCCCTGCTCGCACCGCACGGCTGGGCCGACCCGGGTAGCGGCCCCGGCGGCTTCCAGATCAACAAGACGGCCGCGTACGCGCACATCACCACGGCGGAGACGAGCGAAGACACCTGGCGCCTCGTGGTCACCGGCCGCACCGGAACCGTCCGGCTCGGCCGCGCCGAACTGGCCCGGCTGCCCCTGCACAGCTCCGCGCTGCCCATCGCCTGCGTCGAGGGCTGGTCCACCGGCGACCAGTGGTGGCGCGGAGTGCGTCTGCGCGACCTCGCGGCCCTCGTCGGACACGACGGCCGTCCACCGGACGTATTCGTCGAGTCCCTGCAGCGACACGGCGCGTTCCGCAAGGCCGCGCTGCGCGCCAACCAGGTGGCGGACCCGCGCTCACTGCTCGCCCTGTACGCCAACGGCGAGGACCTGACCCTCGACCACGGCTACCCGGCGCGGATCATCGTCCCCGCGGCGCCCGGTGTCCTCAACACCAAGTGGGTGGCCCGGATGACCTTCGGAAACCTCGGATGA
- a CDS encoding TIGR04282 family arsenosugar biosynthesis glycosyltransferase: MTTLLVIAKEPLPGRVKTRLTPPFTARQAAALAEAALADTLHTVAATPAARRVLVLDGAPGPWLPPGFEVVPQCAGGLDERLAAAFARCDGPALLIGMDTPQVTPDLLTVDFAGCDAYFGPAEDGGFWALGLAEPEPGLLRGVPMSTPVTGAVQRERLVTAGLRVRDLPRLRDVDTAADAQAVAAAAPYGRFAARLARLTAVTGR, translated from the coding sequence GTGACCACGCTCCTCGTCATCGCCAAGGAGCCGCTTCCGGGACGGGTCAAGACCCGGCTGACGCCTCCGTTCACCGCCCGGCAGGCGGCAGCGCTCGCCGAGGCGGCCCTCGCGGACACCCTGCACACCGTGGCGGCCACTCCCGCCGCCCGGCGCGTCCTCGTCCTGGACGGGGCGCCCGGCCCCTGGCTGCCGCCCGGCTTCGAGGTCGTACCGCAGTGCGCGGGCGGGCTGGACGAGCGGCTGGCCGCCGCCTTCGCCCGGTGCGACGGCCCGGCCCTGCTCATCGGCATGGACACACCACAGGTGACCCCGGATCTGCTCACGGTGGACTTCGCCGGCTGCGACGCGTACTTCGGTCCCGCCGAGGACGGCGGGTTCTGGGCGCTGGGGCTGGCCGAGCCCGAGCCCGGACTGCTGCGGGGCGTACCCATGTCGACGCCGGTGACCGGCGCCGTCCAGCGGGAGCGGCTGGTCACCGCGGGCCTACGGGTGCGCGACCTGCCCCGGCTGCGCGACGTCGACACCGCCGCCGACGCACAGGCCGTCGCCGCCGCGGCACCGTACGGCCGGTTCGCGGCCCGGCTCGCCCGGCTGACGGCGGTCACGGGCCGCTGA
- a CDS encoding glycosyltransferase family 2 protein, with protein MKAVTTSPFSPDVDVVLPCLNEAEALPWVLARIPRGWRALVVDNGSTDGSADIARALGATVVHEPRRGFGSACHAGLAAATADIVCFCDCDASLDPSLLAPFVGEVCTGEADLVLGRRRPQSRGTWPPHARVGNLALTLILRRRTGLRLHDLGPLRAARREGLLALALTDRRNGYPLQMVVRAADAGWRIAEHDVPYLPRSGVSKVTGTWRGTWQAVRDMRRVLAEPPVREGIPR; from the coding sequence GTGAAGGCCGTGACGACCTCTCCCTTCTCCCCGGACGTCGACGTTGTCCTGCCCTGTCTCAACGAGGCCGAGGCCCTTCCCTGGGTTCTCGCCCGGATTCCGCGGGGCTGGCGCGCACTCGTCGTGGACAACGGCTCCACCGACGGCTCGGCGGACATCGCCCGCGCGCTGGGCGCGACCGTGGTGCACGAACCCCGGCGCGGGTTCGGCTCCGCCTGCCACGCGGGCCTGGCCGCCGCCACCGCGGACATCGTGTGCTTCTGCGACTGCGACGCCTCGCTCGACCCCTCGCTGCTGGCGCCCTTCGTCGGCGAGGTGTGCACCGGCGAGGCGGACCTGGTGCTCGGCCGACGGCGGCCGCAGAGCCGGGGCACGTGGCCGCCGCACGCCCGCGTGGGCAACCTCGCGCTGACACTGATACTGCGCCGCCGCACCGGACTGCGCCTGCACGACCTCGGCCCGCTGCGCGCCGCCCGCCGCGAAGGACTGCTGGCCCTCGCCCTGACCGACCGGCGCAACGGCTACCCCCTGCAGATGGTCGTGCGTGCCGCCGACGCGGGCTGGCGCATCGCCGAGCACGACGTGCCGTATCTGCCGCGGTCCGGCGTCTCCAAGGTGACGGGCACCTGGCGCGGCACCTGGCAGGCGGTACGGGACATGCGCCGCGTCCTGGCCGAGCCGCCCGTCCGAGAGGGGATCCCCCGGTGA
- a CDS encoding response regulator transcription factor — MQQPYEADEPTTAGRRSGEGARVLVVEDDPTVAEVVFGYLDRAGFAVDRAPDGPSALARAGAHWPDLVVLDLMLPGMDGLEVCRRLRGHGPVPVIMLTARGDEDDRILGLEVGADDYVTKPFSPRELVLRVESVLRRTRPGAGTGPLGAAGLQVDPGARRATKNGVELALTLREFDLLAFFLRHPGRAYSREDLMREVWGWDFGDLSTVTVHVRRLRGKVEDDPASPRLIQTVWGVGYRFDAGGMEGS, encoded by the coding sequence ATGCAGCAGCCGTACGAAGCCGATGAGCCGACGACCGCAGGCAGGCGGTCGGGCGAGGGCGCCCGCGTCCTGGTCGTTGAGGACGATCCCACCGTCGCCGAGGTCGTCTTCGGCTATCTGGACCGCGCGGGCTTTGCCGTGGACCGGGCCCCGGACGGGCCGTCGGCGCTCGCCCGGGCGGGCGCGCACTGGCCGGACCTGGTGGTCCTGGACCTGATGCTGCCCGGCATGGACGGCCTGGAGGTGTGCCGCCGGCTGCGCGGACACGGCCCGGTGCCGGTGATCATGCTCACCGCGCGTGGCGACGAGGACGATCGCATCCTGGGCCTGGAGGTGGGGGCGGACGACTACGTCACCAAACCCTTCAGCCCCCGCGAACTGGTCCTCAGGGTGGAGTCGGTGCTGCGGCGCACCCGCCCCGGCGCCGGGACGGGCCCGCTCGGCGCGGCCGGCCTCCAGGTCGACCCCGGCGCCCGCCGCGCCACCAAGAACGGCGTCGAACTCGCCCTCACACTCCGCGAGTTCGACCTGCTCGCCTTCTTCCTGCGCCATCCCGGCCGGGCCTACAGCCGCGAGGATCTGATGCGCGAGGTGTGGGGCTGGGACTTCGGTGATCTGTCCACGGTCACCGTCCATGTCCGCCGGCTGCGCGGCAAGGTCGAGGACGACCCGGCGAGCCCCCGCCTCATCCAGACCGTGTGGGGCGTCGGCTACCGCTTCGACGCCGGTGGAATGGAAGGGAGTTGA
- a CDS encoding sensor histidine kinase, with amino-acid sequence MRDALLIALYAFLGAAATGLAGALVLRLIRKRSFTASLTVVASVAVFAMLAGTLAVAEAMFLSAHDLSVVTTVVAMAAVVSLVTALLLGRWVVARSRELQLAARSFGDDGDFAAPDAPATAELAALSRELAATSARLAESRDRERALEASRRDLVAWISHDLRTPLAGLRAMAEALEDGVAADPDRYFKQIRTEVERLNDMVGDLFELSRIHAGTLALSPSRISLYDLVGDALAGADPLARELGVRLVGDRVEPVPVEVDGKEMSRVLGNLLVNAIRRTPADGTVAVAAERCPDGVVVSVSDGCGGIPEEDLPRVFDTGWRGTHARTPPAGAGLGLAIVRGIVEAHQGRAAVHNIPGGCRFEVTLPVA; translated from the coding sequence GTGCGGGACGCCCTCCTCATCGCTCTGTACGCTTTCCTCGGCGCCGCCGCGACCGGCTTGGCCGGAGCGCTCGTCCTGCGGCTCATCCGCAAACGGTCCTTCACCGCCTCGCTCACCGTGGTGGCCTCCGTCGCGGTGTTCGCGATGCTCGCCGGGACCCTGGCCGTGGCGGAGGCGATGTTCCTGTCGGCGCACGACCTGAGTGTCGTGACGACGGTCGTCGCGATGGCGGCCGTCGTCTCCCTCGTCACCGCGCTGCTGCTCGGCCGCTGGGTCGTCGCCCGCAGCCGTGAACTCCAGCTCGCCGCCCGCTCCTTCGGCGACGACGGCGACTTCGCCGCCCCCGACGCTCCGGCGACCGCCGAACTCGCCGCCCTGAGCCGGGAACTGGCGGCCACCAGCGCACGGCTCGCCGAGTCCCGCGACCGCGAGCGCGCCCTGGAGGCCTCCCGCCGCGACCTGGTCGCCTGGATCTCGCACGACCTGCGCACTCCGCTGGCCGGCCTGCGGGCCATGGCGGAGGCCCTCGAGGACGGCGTGGCCGCCGACCCGGACCGCTACTTCAAGCAGATCCGCACCGAGGTGGAACGGCTCAACGACATGGTCGGCGACCTGTTCGAACTCTCCCGCATCCACGCCGGCACCCTGGCCCTGTCACCGTCCCGGATCTCCCTGTACGACCTGGTCGGCGACGCCCTCGCGGGAGCCGATCCGCTCGCCCGCGAACTCGGGGTACGGCTCGTCGGCGACCGCGTCGAACCCGTGCCCGTCGAAGTGGACGGCAAGGAGATGAGCCGGGTGCTGGGCAACCTCCTGGTCAACGCGATCCGGCGGACACCGGCCGACGGGACGGTCGCGGTGGCCGCCGAACGCTGTCCGGACGGTGTCGTGGTGTCGGTGTCCGACGGCTGCGGCGGTATTCCGGAGGAGGACCTGCCACGGGTCTTCGACACCGGCTGGCGCGGCACGCACGCGCGGACCCCGCCCGCGGGTGCGGGCCTGGGCCTGGCCATCGTCCGCGGTATCGTCGAGGCCCACCAGGGCCGGGCCGCCGTGCACAACATCCCGGGCGGCTGCCGCTTCGAGGTGACTCTGCCCGTGGCGTAG
- a CDS encoding NAD-dependent epimerase/dehydratase family protein: protein MRVLVTGGAGFIGSHVVEALAARGHEPVVFDVRSDAGGDVRDGASVTRALSGVDAVCHQAAMVGLGLGFADAAEYVSRNDLGTAVLLTAMADAGVRHLVLAGSMVVYGEGRYECPRHGVVRPGARAVADLDAGRFEPVCPRCGQALSPGLVGEDAPVDPRNVYASTKLAQEHLAAAWARATGGSAVSLRYHNVYGPGMPRDTPYAGVASFFRSALARGEAPRVFEDGRQRRDFVHVRDVAAANVAALEVDSAAGALTAYNTGSGEPHTVGEMARALTVAYGGPEPVVTGEYRLGDVRHITADSSRLRAALGWKPEVGFEAGMREFARARLRGKEPGAR from the coding sequence ATGCGTGTACTGGTCACCGGCGGTGCCGGGTTCATCGGGTCCCATGTCGTCGAGGCGCTGGCGGCGCGCGGGCACGAGCCCGTGGTGTTCGACGTGCGGTCGGACGCGGGCGGCGACGTGCGTGACGGGGCTTCGGTCACCCGCGCCCTGTCCGGCGTCGACGCCGTCTGCCACCAGGCGGCCATGGTCGGTCTGGGCCTGGGCTTCGCCGATGCGGCGGAGTACGTCTCCCGCAACGACCTGGGCACCGCCGTACTGCTCACCGCCATGGCGGACGCGGGGGTACGGCACCTGGTGCTGGCCGGGTCGATGGTGGTCTACGGGGAGGGCCGCTACGAGTGCCCTCGGCACGGGGTCGTGCGACCCGGCGCGCGGGCCGTGGCCGACCTGGACGCGGGGCGCTTCGAGCCGGTGTGCCCCAGGTGCGGTCAGGCGCTGTCCCCCGGGCTGGTCGGTGAGGACGCCCCTGTCGACCCGCGGAACGTGTACGCCTCGACCAAGCTCGCCCAGGAGCATCTGGCGGCCGCCTGGGCGAGGGCGACGGGCGGGTCTGCCGTGTCGCTGCGCTACCACAACGTGTACGGGCCCGGGATGCCCCGGGACACCCCGTACGCAGGGGTGGCCTCCTTCTTCCGGTCCGCGCTGGCCCGGGGCGAGGCTCCGCGGGTCTTCGAGGACGGGCGCCAGCGGCGGGACTTCGTACACGTACGGGACGTGGCGGCGGCCAATGTGGCGGCGCTGGAGGTGGATTCGGCCGCCGGCGCGCTCACCGCGTACAACACGGGCAGCGGGGAGCCGCACACCGTCGGCGAGATGGCGCGGGCACTGACCGTCGCGTACGGCGGCCCCGAACCCGTCGTCACCGGGGAGTACCGGCTGGGCGACGTACGGCACATCACGGCGGACTCGTCGCGGCTGCGGGCCGCGCTGGGCTGGAAGCCCGAGGTCGGGTTCGAGGCGGGGATGCGCGAGTTCGCCCGGGCGCGGCTGCGCGGGAAGGAGCCCGGCGCACGGTGA
- a CDS encoding GTP-binding protein, with the protein MASQIRRTGPGSAAGAVAAPDTVKILIAGGFGVGKTTMVGSVSEIVPLRTEEPLTTAGLDVDDLDGIEAKRSTTVALDFGRITIGSDLVLYLFGTPGQQRFWFMWNDLAVGALGAVVLVDVRRPRASFAAIDFFERRHIPFVVGVNGFDGLHPYTPEEVRDALALPEDTPVLLCDARERESSRDVLIALIDRLIAAAVRAGGNS; encoded by the coding sequence ATGGCCAGCCAGATCCGCCGGACGGGCCCCGGCTCCGCCGCCGGGGCGGTCGCCGCCCCCGACACCGTCAAGATCCTGATCGCGGGGGGATTCGGTGTCGGCAAGACCACCATGGTCGGGTCGGTCAGCGAGATCGTCCCCCTGCGCACCGAGGAACCGCTCACCACCGCGGGCCTCGACGTCGACGACCTCGACGGGATCGAGGCGAAACGGTCCACCACGGTGGCCCTGGACTTCGGCCGGATCACCATTGGCAGCGATCTGGTGCTGTACCTGTTCGGCACCCCCGGGCAGCAGCGGTTCTGGTTCATGTGGAACGACCTGGCGGTGGGGGCGCTGGGTGCCGTGGTGCTGGTCGATGTCCGCCGGCCGCGGGCCAGCTTCGCCGCCATCGACTTCTTCGAGCGGCGGCACATCCCGTTCGTGGTCGGCGTCAACGGCTTTGACGGGCTCCACCCGTACACGCCCGAGGAGGTCCGGGACGCCCTGGCACTGCCCGAGGACACCCCGGTGCTGCTGTGCGACGCGCGGGAGCGTGAGTCGTCGCGTGACGTGCTGATCGCCCTGATCGACCGGCTGATCGCCGCGGCCGTCCGGGCGGGCGGGAACAGCTGA
- a CDS encoding DUF742 domain-containing protein encodes MSGGDAAGRLVRPFTLTGGRTRPSRADFTLITTVTAVDPQPAWADRLQPEHTRILRQCARPVAVAELAARLDLPMSVVVILLCDLLESGRITAHPPHPLCHAEPDLELLQKVRDGLGHL; translated from the coding sequence GTGAGCGGGGGCGACGCGGCGGGCCGTCTCGTACGGCCGTTCACCCTGACCGGCGGACGGACCCGGCCCAGCCGCGCCGACTTCACGCTGATCACGACGGTGACCGCGGTGGACCCGCAGCCCGCGTGGGCCGACCGGCTGCAGCCCGAGCACACCCGCATCCTGCGGCAGTGCGCTCGGCCGGTCGCCGTCGCCGAACTCGCCGCCCGCCTCGACCTGCCCATGAGCGTCGTCGTCATCCTGCTCTGCGACCTGCTGGAGTCCGGCCGGATCACCGCCCACCCACCGCACCCCCTCTGCCACGCGGAACCCGATCTGGAACTGCTGCAGAAGGTGCGGGACGGCCTCGGGCACCTGTGA
- a CDS encoding roadblock/LC7 domain-containing protein, producing the protein MTRPTPATHTQLDQLLTGLVDRVAEVNHAVVLSEDGLVVSKSTGFLRDDAERLAATASGLMSLSKGVSMDFRGGPVRQALIEMANSYLIMTAAGPGAHLVVLTSQGADVGVVAYQMNMLVKKIGEHLSAAPRTGLVVSEHGE; encoded by the coding sequence ATGACCCGCCCCACCCCCGCCACGCACACCCAGCTCGACCAACTGCTCACCGGACTCGTCGACCGGGTCGCCGAGGTGAACCACGCCGTCGTCCTGTCCGAGGACGGACTCGTGGTCAGCAAGTCCACCGGGTTCCTGCGCGACGACGCCGAACGCCTGGCCGCGACCGCGTCCGGCCTGATGAGCCTCAGCAAGGGCGTCAGCATGGACTTCCGCGGCGGCCCGGTGCGCCAGGCCCTCATCGAGATGGCCAACAGCTATCTGATCATGACCGCCGCCGGACCCGGCGCCCATCTCGTCGTCCTCACCAGCCAGGGCGCCGACGTGGGTGTGGTGGCGTACCAGATGAACATGCTGGTGAAGAAGATCGGCGAACACCTCAGCGCGGCACCGCGCACGGGCCTCGTCGTGTCCGAACACGGCGAGTGA